The Candidatus Eisenbacteria bacterium genome contains the following window.
ATCTGACCGTCTATGGCGACGGATTCCTCGAGGGCAAGCGGTACCTTCTGATGGACCGAGATTCCAAGTTCAGCGCTGCATTTCGGGCAATCCTCAGGGGCACGGATGTGGAAGCGGTGCGCTTGCCGCCGCGGTCGCCCAACCTGAACTCTCACCTCGAACGGTTTCTTCGGAGCCCCAAGCAAGAGTGCCTGGATCGCATGATCTTCTTCGGCGAGTCGCCGCTGCGTCGGGCGACCATCGCGTTCCTTGCCCATTATCACGGCGAGCGGAATCACCAGGGGCTCAGCAACCGGCTGATCGAACCCGACGATAGCGTTGGACGGGCCACTGGCCCGGTCCGATGCCGCAAACGCCTCGGTGGCATGCTGCGCTACTACTACCACGAGGCCGCGTAGGCTCACCCGTCGCCCCGATGTCCGTCGAAGAACCACCTATTCACCCGGATAGCTCCGTCTTCCAACCACCATCACCCCTGCACGCGGACCTGAACAGCCGACCTCTCGACTCAAACCCGCCCCAGCCGAGCTCCCGAACTCCGGTTTCCCGCCGCGGTTGACCCTCGTCCGAATTGTTTTACCTTACGAGGGTGGCACTACATCGTGTTTCGGAATCCGGCGAACTGGGAACAAAGCAGTTACGCCGCCGAACTCCTCGAAAAAAGCTCGGCGGCGCCTCGAACTGCGGAAGTTAGGCTAGCGAAACGCGGAGCGGAGCCACCCCCATGTCTTGAGAAGTGCGGGAGGATCCTCGATTGCGGCGGGATCCTGGACCACCCGGATCGTCACATTCGCGAGGTTCTCGATGTGTCCGCTGCCGTCGTTGTTCCCGAACCATGATGCTTGCCATACGTGATCGCCGAGCTGAAGGGGGGCTGTGGTTTGAAGGCTGACCGGGAAGACGACCGGATTAGCCTGTCCGTCGTCTCCCGTGTGGGTGGGGCCTGTCCTTCGGACCAGTTCGGTGTGGTTCTCGTTGTAGAGGATGGCCCTTATCCATCCCGTCTGGGTACCGCCGTTCAAGGTGACGGTCACGGCGTCCCCCGGATAGTAAGTGGGTCTGTCCGCCGTAGCAGAGAGAGTCCCGATGTGGTGATGGCAGCCGTTGCAGGTGGGCGTATCGTTCGAGTGACACGATGCGCACTGATTGGTGAAGAACGTCGGCCTTGCCAGTGACCCACGCATGGGGACTACGAGCAGGGCGAGACCCAGTGCGAGAATTCCTGATGCTGTGAACCTTCTGTTGTGCATCGCTGATTACCTCCTGTGGGTTGCGGCGACACACCCCGCGCGCGCTTCGGAGGCGGCCAAGTAGAGCCTATCCGATGTCGGGGAGATCAGCAAGACTCTTTTCCTAATAGTGAGACCGGGGAGAGGCGGCTTGCGCTAATCCTTGTCTCGGTGGTGTAGCTTTCAGGCCGAGGGCGGGTTCGCGCAACCCGTGGAAGGGATGGCGGTGTGTGATGAGGCCTCGGGTTTCCTTGCCTATCGGCTGTTCGCCGGCCGCGCCTGACGCCGGGGGCCGCCGGCGCGGCCCTTCGACGTTGAACCTTCACCCTGCACCCGCTACATTGACCCCAGCACCGAGGACACCATGGCTACCCATCTCACCCAGGCGCGCGCCGGCATCGTCACGCCGGAGATGCGCGACGTCGCGGCGGACGAGGGGCTCGCCCCCGAGCTCGTCCGCGAGCGCGTCGCCGCCGGCACGGTCGTCATCCCCAAGAACGTCCACCACGACATCCGCGCCCGCGGCGTGGGCCTGGGCCTGCGCACCAAGACCAACGCCAACATCGGCGCCTCGGGGTTCCACCAGCTCCTCGACGAGGAGATCCGCAAGCTCGAGGCCGCGATCCACCACGGCGCCGACGCCGTCATGGACCTCTCCACCGGCGACGAGATCGACCGCGTCCGCGAGGAGCTGCTCCGCCGCTCGCCGCTCCCCCTGGGGACCGTGCCGCTCTACCAGGTCGCGGCCGAGGCCTCGATCCGCTCCATGGACGTGGAGACGCTGTTCCAGTGCATCGAGAAGCAGGCGCGGCAGGGCGTCGACTTCATGACCGTCCACTGCGGCGTCACGCGCGACACCGTGGCGAAGCTGCGCGCGCACGGCCGCCTGGCCGGCATCGTGTCGCGCGGCGGCGCGCTCCTCGCGGCCTGGATCGAGGCGACCGGCCGCGAGAACCCGCTCTACGAGCACTTCGACCGGCTGTGCGACATCTTCCACGAGCACGACGTCACCTTCTCCCTCGGCGATGGCCTGCGGCCCGGCGCCACCGGCGACGCCACCGACCGCGGCCAGGTCGCGGAGCTGCTCGTGCTCGGCGAGCTGGCGGAGCGGGCCCGCGCGCGCGGCTGCCAGGTGATGATCGAGGGGCCGGGGCACGTCCCGCTCGATCAGATCGCGGCCAACGTGCAGCTCGAGAAGCGCCTGTGCGGCGACGCGCCCTTCTATGTGCTCGGGCCGCTCACCATCGACTTCGCCCCCGGCTACGACCACATCACCGCCGCCATCGGCGGCGCGGTGGCGGCTGCGGCCGGCGCCGACTTCCTCTGCTACGTCACCCCGGCCGAGCACCTCCGCCTCCCCACCGTCGCGGACGTGATCGAGGGGGTGGTGGCCACGCGCATCGCGGCCTGCTCCGGCGACCTGGTCAAGGGGACCGGCGGCGCGCGGGAGCGCAACGCCGCCATGTCGCGGGCGCGCAAGGCGCTCGACTGGGAGACGCAGTACCTCCTGGCGCTCGACCCCGACCGCGCGCGCAATTACAAGGAGGGGAGCGAGGCCAAGGGGTCGAAGGTCTGCACCATGTGCGGCTCGCTCTGCTCGATGAACATCGACTCGGCCACCACCGCCAGGGGCGGCGCCTTCGTGCCGGCCGTGGCGTCCACCGCGGGCGCCGCGCGCCCCGAGCGCGCCCCCGACGGTTGCCCCCTCCCCGCCGCGCGCTGACCCGCGCCGCCGCGCGAGCCACGACCTCAGGCCTCGGGCCTCAGGCCGCAGGCCTCACAGGCACGGGGTCGTCGACTCGCCGCACAGCTCCGCCTCGTACTCGATGGCGCTGGCGCCGGCGATGGCGCCGGTGACGGGCGCCCGGCCGCTCTGCCTCGCGGCCGTGAGGCTCACGGTCCCCGTGGGCACCTCGGCCCGCCAAACCGGACTCCCGCGAGGGAGAGGCCGGGTTCCATGGGGTGACGGAGAGGTCCGTAGTAGCGAGGAAGCCGGGTAACGCCGGTGGAGCGAAGGGGCCTTAGGTCAAGGAGAGCGTCCGAAGTGGCGACAGCCAGGAGAGTGGCGTGAGCCTATCACCTCCGGAATCGGTTGGGAAGCTACAGGTGGCGCTGCATGCCAAAGCGAAGGGGTCACCCGAGTACCGTTTCTACTCGTTGTACGACAAGGTGTATCGAGCCGACGTACTGGGATACGCCTACCGCCTGTGCCGGGCAAA
Protein-coding sequences here:
- the thiC gene encoding phosphomethylpyrimidine synthase ThiC, whose protein sequence is MATHLTQARAGIVTPEMRDVAADEGLAPELVRERVAAGTVVIPKNVHHDIRARGVGLGLRTKTNANIGASGFHQLLDEEIRKLEAAIHHGADAVMDLSTGDEIDRVREELLRRSPLPLGTVPLYQVAAEASIRSMDVETLFQCIEKQARQGVDFMTVHCGVTRDTVAKLRAHGRLAGIVSRGGALLAAWIEATGRENPLYEHFDRLCDIFHEHDVTFSLGDGLRPGATGDATDRGQVAELLVLGELAERARARGCQVMIEGPGHVPLDQIAANVQLEKRLCGDAPFYVLGPLTIDFAPGYDHITAAIGGAVAAAAGADFLCYVTPAEHLRLPTVADVIEGVVATRIAACSGDLVKGTGGARERNAAMSRARKALDWETQYLLALDPDRARNYKEGSEAKGSKVCTMCGSLCSMNIDSATTARGGAFVPAVASTAGAARPERAPDGCPLPAAR